The sequence GATGAATTCACTGCAATCATCAATCCTCCGGATTCTGCGATCCTGGCTGTTGGTGGTATCAAGGAAACAGTAGTATCTGAAAAAGGACAGTTTAAGGCTGTAAATATCATGAAACTGACCCTGAGCTGTGATCACCGTAGTGTAGATGGATCTGTAGGTGCGAAGTTCCTGGCAACACTGAAAGGTTACCTGGAAAACCCGGTTACAATGCTGGTGTAGACTAATAAGATATAATTTTGAAAAGCGGCTTCCTGCAGGAAGCCGCTTTTTTTTTGAAAATGGTTTTCATTCCCCGTTGGTGAATTCCCTTTTTCATGAATGTTTTATTTATATTTATACTAAATCCAGTCGCAATGGAACCTCTCAGGAATGCATTAAACTGGTTCGAAATCCCTGTCCACGACTTCGACAGAGCAAAGAAATTCTACAGCCAGATCCTTGGCTGCGACCTTCCCGAACAAACTTCCGGATTCAAAAAAATGGCCTTCTTCCCCTTCGACCCCTCTACTGGCGCAGGCGGCGCACTCGTCCATGGCATGGAATACCTCCCCAGCCAGCGCGGAGCACTGATTTACCTCAACGCCGGCGAAGACCTTACCCCTATTCTCGACCGCGTCGAAGCCGCCGGTGGCAAAATCGAACTCGACAAACGCCCTATCTCCGACATCCCCCTCCCAGGCTTCTTCGCCATCATCTACGATACCGACGGCAACCGCATCGCCCTCCATTCCCGTACCTAATCACCAATTAATTTTCACAAACTTTTGAAAGTTCAAAAACATAATATACCTTTATACTATCAATAAGGAAGCAATGAAATTACCGGAAGCAAAAGCACAATTCATCCAGACATGGGGTTCACTCGGAGCGCAATGGGGAATCAACCGGACCATGGCCCAGATTCATGCTTTGCTAATGATCATGCCTGATCCACTGAGTGCAGACGAAATCATGGCAGAGCTGAACATTTCCCGTGGTAATACCAATATGAATGTGCGTGAGCTCATCAACTGGGGTATCGTAGACCGTGTCCTCGTTCCCGGCGAAAGAAAAGAATATTTCACTGCCGAAAAAGACATCTACAAAGTCGCTAAGGAAATAGCCAGGGAAAGAAAACGACGAGAACTGGAACCCATCCTCAAAACCCTGGATCAACTCCAGGAAGTTGAAGGAGATCCAAAAGACAAGCACGTACAATCTTTCAAAAATTCTATTGCTGAAATAAACAAATTCGCTCATCAGACAGATAAAACCCTGAGTTTATTTGTAAAAGCAGATGAAAATTGGTTTTATTCTACACTGATTAAGCTATTTAAATAATTAATAGAGAACGTTTGTTGAGATCTTCAGTCTGAAAAGAACTTTCAAACCATTTGCCTGAAAGTTCTTCAATTCCATCAGTCTGAAAAGATCTTCCAAACCATTTGCCTGAAAGCTTTTATCACCCGCTTTCCAGGTATCTCAACTAATCAAAGGCGGCCCTCCGCCTTCTTTTTTCAAAATATGTTTCAATAATTACTGAAAGTTCAGAACATGAAAAACAAAAAGATAATCATCGCTGGCGGCACTGGCTTCATCGGCACAGGCCTGACTCACTACTTCGGTCATGACAACGACATCATCATCCTCACCCGCCACCCTCTCCCTGACCATGACCGTGTCACCTATGCCGCCTGGGATGGAAAATCCCTTGGCAACTGGGTACACCACTTCGAAAATGCCGACCTACTCATCAATCTCACCGGCAAATCTGTCAACTGCCGCTACACACCCGAAAATAAACAAGCCATCTTCGACAGTCGTACCAACGCTACCGACGTCATAGCCGCCGCCTTTCGTTCCATCACCAATCCCCCTAAAGTCTGGATCAACGCCGCTTCTGCCACCATCTACCGCCATGCAGAAGATCATCCCATGGATGAATTCAATGGCGAAATAGAAAACGACTTCTCTGTGCAGGTCTGCAAAAAATGGGAAGCAGGTTTCAACGAAGCCACCGTACCTGCAGGTGTGCGCAAAGCTGTATTACGCATCGCCGTGACCATCGGTGCCGAAGGAGGCGTAATTTTCCCCTACCTGAACCTGGTCAAATTTGGCCTGGGTGGTTACCAGGGCAGTGGCCAACAGCGTTTCAGCTGGGTACACCTCACAGATGTAGCCCGCATGATGGAATGGATTTACGAAAACCCAACCCTCGAAGGTACCTTCAATTGCTGTGCTCCACATCCCACCACTAACCGTGAATTCATGCGCACATTACGCAAAGCCGCCGGCCACCTGTTCGGTCTGCCAGCCCCCACCTGGATGCTGAAAATCGGCGCCTGTCTCATTGGCACAGAAACAGAATTACTCCTGAAAAGCAGATGGGTGCTGCCTACCCGCGCCACTCAGGCTGGCTTTACATTTCAGTATCCCCACCTGAAACCCGCCATGGAAAACATTATACATAGTCTGCCAAGAAGACGGTATCACCTCTTCTACTAATGATCTGGTGTAAAGTTTGATATTATGTAAATATGAGCGACAAGAAAAAAACAGTGGTATTGGGTGCATCACCTAATCCTGACAGATATAGTTTCCTGGCTGTGAATAGATTGACGGCCAATGGGCATCCTGTGGTAGCTATTGGTAAAAGGGCTGCTCAGATTGGAAGTATTCCCATTGTTACCGACCACGCTTCGCAGGAAGATGTGGATACAGTCACCCTCTATATGAACCCAGGAAATCAAAAGGAATACTATGATTATATCATGAATCTGCATCCCAAACGCATCATCTTCAATCCCGGTACAGAAAATGACGAATTAGCGAAGATGGCGGAAGATAAAGGAATTGATACATTAGAAGCTTGTACATTGGTACTCCTCAGTACCGGACAATATTGATTGCTTTTTTCATAAAAAGAGGGGGATTGCTTTCGCAGTCCCCCTCTTTCACATATACACCATACTCAACCTATCCAAATAAGTTGTATATTCGGATATCCTAATATCCCCATCAGCCCGGCACTAAATCATCGACTGGCCTTAACTACATTAATACCGCCTTTTCACTCTAATCATATATAATCATGAAATGGAGAAGATTCAATGGCGAACAAATCCAATTGCCAATTAAGGAAGAAGTCCGCGAGGCTATCATCCGCGAAACCGCAAAAGGCTTTCACCTAAAAGTATGTATCGGCACCGACTCCCAGGTAAAAGGCGCTGATACAGAATTCGCTACAGTTATCGTTTTTCTGCGTGAAGGACATGGAGGTTTTATGTTCATTCACAATGAAAAAACCCGCGACGTCTACTCTATCAAAGAGCGGATGCTCATAGAAGTAGCCAAAAGCATCGAAATCGCCTACGAACTCTGTGACATGTTTACTAAATATGACGTAGACATGGAAGTACATGCAGACATCAACACCAACCCCCAGTTTAAAAGTAACCTCGCTTTACGCGAAGCCATGGGTTATATACTGGGTATGGGGTTCGCCTTCAAAGCCAAGCCAGACGCGTTTGCCAGCAGTTGCTGTGCCGATAAGGTAGTCAACTGACAAACGTAGTTCACATCGCTTTCATTGTTTTAGGATGTGTACTCACACATCCAGGGACTTTATCCCCCATAAAATTCAAAAAAACACTCCCTCCTCCTCCCAAAAGTTATGTTAAAGTGGGCCATCCTCTGTAACCAATCTCCCCCTCACGTTTTACCAACATTAAAACCCACATCCATTCACTTTATCTTACCTATTTTACTCACAATCGTATTATTCTCCTCCTGCACATCCGAAGACGAAGACACCCTCATCTTCTCATTTTTCAAAAATTCTTCGTAACTTATATCGTTACCTAACCTACAATAAAATAAAGGGATCAAAATGAGACCCATTTCTGTCACTGTCACACTAGTAGCGATATTAGCAACCTTTGCCTGCAAAAAAGAGAACCTTGCAGACAATCCATCCAGCAAACTTCAGGGTAGCTGGCGACTGATACAAACCGTCTCCGGCAAGCATCTTAACCTGGTAGATAGTAGCGCTCTCAATACCATTACCTTCAATGGCAATACTATGCTCACTTACCGTCACGACACCCTCGTGAACCGGGAGTCTTTCCTGATGGCTTTTAAAGCCGACCGTCTTCCTTACCTGGTCTCTGACAAAGACCCATGGAATCCAAGAATTTACAGCTGCACCTTTTGCACCTCTGCTGATACGCTATACCTATCAGCAGTTCATATAGCTGATGGGATTAAAGCCACTTATGTTCGTGTAAAAAATAAAGGAGCACTGTAACAGCGCCCCTTTAATTAAATAATATTGTATACAGTTTGGGTAATTACCTGAACTGTATGTTTA is a genomic window of Chitinophaga sp. LS1 containing:
- a CDS encoding VOC family protein; this encodes MEPLRNALNWFEIPVHDFDRAKKFYSQILGCDLPEQTSGFKKMAFFPFDPSTGAGGALVHGMEYLPSQRGALIYLNAGEDLTPILDRVEAAGGKIELDKRPISDIPLPGFFAIIYDTDGNRIALHSRT
- a CDS encoding GbsR/MarR family transcriptional regulator, yielding MKLPEAKAQFIQTWGSLGAQWGINRTMAQIHALLMIMPDPLSADEIMAELNISRGNTNMNVRELINWGIVDRVLVPGERKEYFTAEKDIYKVAKEIARERKRRELEPILKTLDQLQEVEGDPKDKHVQSFKNSIAEINKFAHQTDKTLSLFVKADENWFYSTLIKLFK
- a CDS encoding TIGR01777 family oxidoreductase encodes the protein MKNKKIIIAGGTGFIGTGLTHYFGHDNDIIILTRHPLPDHDRVTYAAWDGKSLGNWVHHFENADLLINLTGKSVNCRYTPENKQAIFDSRTNATDVIAAAFRSITNPPKVWINAASATIYRHAEDHPMDEFNGEIENDFSVQVCKKWEAGFNEATVPAGVRKAVLRIAVTIGAEGGVIFPYLNLVKFGLGGYQGSGQQRFSWVHLTDVARMMEWIYENPTLEGTFNCCAPHPTTNREFMRTLRKAAGHLFGLPAPTWMLKIGACLIGTETELLLKSRWVLPTRATQAGFTFQYPHLKPAMENIIHSLPRRRYHLFY
- a CDS encoding CoA-binding protein, with protein sequence MSDKKKTVVLGASPNPDRYSFLAVNRLTANGHPVVAIGKRAAQIGSIPIVTDHASQEDVDTVTLYMNPGNQKEYYDYIMNLHPKRIIFNPGTENDELAKMAEDKGIDTLEACTLVLLSTGQY
- a CDS encoding ribonuclease H-like YkuK family protein, with the protein product MKWRRFNGEQIQLPIKEEVREAIIRETAKGFHLKVCIGTDSQVKGADTEFATVIVFLREGHGGFMFIHNEKTRDVYSIKERMLIEVAKSIEIAYELCDMFTKYDVDMEVHADINTNPQFKSNLALREAMGYILGMGFAFKAKPDAFASSCCADKVVN